In one Lolium rigidum isolate FL_2022 chromosome 3, APGP_CSIRO_Lrig_0.1, whole genome shotgun sequence genomic region, the following are encoded:
- the LOC124694510 gene encoding fasciclin-like arabinogalactan protein 10, whose amino-acid sequence MAGTQLAVAVLLLACSLQAPTATAWVSAHNITAFLNGHPEYKLYNKYLTETRVCDEINTRAAVTCLVLTDAAMATLVSDAGDELGAIKNALRLHSLLDYWDMKKLRALPDGDTLTDTFYQAAGNAASSHVGGVKMAKLEGGGFGFKAAASTGDTYDATVTKALKQTQYDFAVLEISAPIEFDGLFDVPNISNVTKLLEKAGCKRFAALVAGTTGVLAAYQAAMEKGITLFAPSDDAFMAKGAPNVDKMAHADLVALLLYHAVPSYIPRASLKLLKSAARPLRTLASTASGQYNVSVVARGDDVSLDTGVRKCRVADTVLDDTPVCMYTVDKLMLPVELFADAPAAAPEPAEAPSPVEALSTSPPAPPPADVPSEEEEPADRKHKNLKASSATAAAFRSVGAFAAAVCSFFLLL is encoded by the coding sequence ATGGCGGGGACGCAGCTCGCCGTGGCGGTGCTCCTCTTGGCCTGCAGCCTGCAGgcgccgacggcgacggcgtgggtGAGCGCGCACAACATCACGGCCTTCCTCAACGGGCACCCGGAGTACAAGCTGTACAACAAGTACCTGACCGAGACGCGGGTGTGCGACGAGATCAACACGCGCGCGGCCGTGACCTGCCTCGTGCTCACCGACGCCGCCATGGCCACGCTCGTCTCCGACGCCGGCGACGAGCTGGGCGCCATCAAGAACGCGCTGCGCCTCCACTCGCTGCTCGACTACTGGGACATGAAGAAGCTGCGCGCGCTCCCGGACGGCGACACGCTCACCGACACCTTCTACCAGGCGGCCGGCAACGCGGCCAGCAGCCACGTCGGCGGGGTCAAGATGGCCAAGCTGGAGGGCGGCGGGTTCGGGTTCAAGGCCGCCGCCAGCACGGGCGACACCTACGACGCCACCGTTACCAAAGCGCTCAAGCAGACGCAGTACGACTTCGCGGTGCTCGAGATCTCGGCCCCCATCGAGTTCGACGGCCTCTTCGACGTGCCCAACATCTCCAACGTCACAAAGCTGCTCGAGAAGGCCGGCTGCAAGCGGTTCGCGGCGCTCGTCGCCGGCACCACCGGCGTGCTGGCCGCGTACCAGGCAGCCATGGAGAAAGGCATCACCCTGTTCGCGCCCAGCGACGACGCGTTCATGGCGAAGGGCGCGCCGAACGTCGACAAGATGGCCCACGCCGACCTCGTCGCGCTGCTGCTGTACCACGCGGTGCCGTCCTACATCCCCAGGGCGTCGCTCAAGCTGCTCAAGTCGGCGGCCCGCCCGCTCCGCACGCTCGCCTCCACGGCGTCGGGGCAGTACAACGTGTCCGTGGTGGCGCGCGGCGACGACGTGTCGCTCGACACCGGCGTCCGCAAGTGCCGCGTGGCCGACACCGTCCTGGACGACACGCCGGTGTGCATGTACACCGTGGACAAACTCATGCTGCCCGTCGAGCTCTTCGCCGACGCGCCGGCTGCGGCACCAGAGCCCGCGGAGGCGCCGTCGCCCGTCGAGGCGCTGTCGACTTCTCCTCCCGCGCCGCCACCGGCTGACGTGCCGTCGGAGGAGGAAGAGCCCGCAGACCGCAAGCACAAGAACCTGAAGGCAtcgtccgccaccgccgccgcattCCGGTCGGTCGGCGCGTTCGCCGCGGCCGTGTGTTCCTTCTTTCTCCTACTCTGA